A stretch of Apodemus sylvaticus chromosome 18, mApoSyl1.1, whole genome shotgun sequence DNA encodes these proteins:
- the LOC127668326 gene encoding beta-defensin 38-like — protein sequence MKICFLLLILSMYFFQINQAFGRDTKECIQRKGFCHYFECPWLYNFVGSCYKGKGKCCQKSY from the exons ATGAAGATCTGCTTTCTGCTGCTGATCCTCTCTATGTATTTCTTCCAGATCAACCAAG cTTTTGGCCGTGATACAAAAGAATGTATCCAAAGAAAAGGTTTCTGTCACTACTTTGAATGTCCATGGTTGTATAATTTTGTTGGCTCCTGTTATAAAGGAAAAGGCAAGTGTTGTCAAAAATCCTATTAA